The window CAACCAACACCATAAAGCATAAAAGGTGTCCGCAGGTTGATTGTATCTATCTACATAATTTTATGTAAGAATAGAATATTCACTTTTGTGTTATTTACCGTAGGAGGGTCTCACTCCTAATTTAGCTAAAGAATAAGCTTTCAAAACGAGTAATAAGTATTGCAGGGGGCCAATGCGACATCGAGAAAAGGCCGGTGCACCTCAATTGCTTGAGGAATTGACCGGACGACCTCCAAGAAGTTGGAGTCGTGTTTGGGTGACGTCAATGTCCCCCGGGTCACCACCATGCTTCATGGTGATGCTAGATCTCGAATGTCTTCGTTTTGAGCGGAAGAATGGATGTCCATGAGAATTTCTCAAAATTTGGACCATTATATCTCTTCCCGGTTGACCAATTTGGTCAAACCAAAGCCTATATGAGTCAGTGTCCCAAATATCATGTTTGGTGACAACATGGGATTCGATATTCGAATCATAGTGACGTACAGTCCACTAGATTGACTCATGAATTTCTCCAAGATGCGCTTCAGTCTGCATTCATAAGAAGGTATACACAAAAGAATTTTTGTTCATTCTCACAATGTGTTTTCAAATGAAAATTATTAGCAGGAATGTCTTTAAAGCTCAATATGGTTCGATTGCCTCTCAATGCATAGAGGGTATCTGTGACATTGATCATGGTGCCATGAGGCATCAAGATTTAAGCTAAACCGCGTCCTTGAATGACCGGTATGATTCAATCATTGTAGTCACAGAAGATTTACAAAGACATAAAATCCAAAGATAGTTGCCGGTTCCTTAGAATGTTATGGATAGTTCCACTATCTGCGAAGCACTCAATGTCTCGATGAGACATATCTACTCACATATCTACAAGAAGAAAGAGTAGATAGGCGAGTTAATAGTTCCACTTGAAGCGTTTAGAAGGATTGAAAGAAGCTACGAAAAGCTGCAATCCGAGAGTGCATAAAAATTTCCGCGCAGAATGACCTTTGCGCACTAAAACAGCCATAACTTATTCGTTAAAATAGATATGGATGAACCGCGAAAAGTTCTGAAAACTAGACTCGTAGAGCTTTCCAATGATATAAAGCTCACTGTCTGGTTCGTCTGGAGCTGTTCACAAAACTCAAACGAAGTTGACTGTCCAGAAGGGACAGATTGCTGTTTTTCACAGAATTGGCATATGCGAAGCTGTAAAGCTTGCAGGTGGCGTGTAGGCTTTTGCCTTAGCCAAACTGACGTGTGTATGATCAAAACCAAGTCCTTTCGGTCGTTCTAAGGTCGTAAACTCCATGACTAGTTAGCAAAAGCTCCCTGACATGAACATAAACTAACTCAGAGGACTAAGAGGATTCGATCATGATGATAATTTTCCAGTTTTGATAAGTCTTCAACGTCTTTTACAAGACGGCAATTGGTTTAATAGTGTAGGGGGATCCAAAATCAAAAACTTTAGGTAACTCCAAGTCAGTATGACCAGGCATATCCGTGGAGGGTCGGTAGTGCGATGCACACTTGAAACCACTATCTCCTTAATTTCGGACAATTCTAAGACATCACACTGAGCTTGGATGAGCCTAGTTGAATAATTGATGATGGAAAATCCGCTATAGGATATAAGACTTAACCGGAAACACGTGGGCGATCCTCTTTGAGGATGCGGTGCCATGAGTCACCTTCAAAGGAAGGGACCAAAATCCGCACAATATGCCATGTCTCTAAGGATGATGTAAGAATATACATCTTTTTTGTAAATCAATACGAACCATAAGAAGAGAATAGTTTCATAACTTCGAAAAAATTCTCAAGGCATTCGTTATTGCTAATGTGAATACATCGAGGTCTCAAATAGACGAAGGACATCAATACAACGCCTTAGTACATATAGCTTAGAACGAAAATCAATGTCTAGTCGATGACGTCAAAGTCATGGGTAGCTAGAGCAGGATCTGAATCTTTGAAATTCGCGATCATGAGGATGACGTTCTTGTCCTCATATTGATTTTCTATACCTTTTTGTATGCATTCACAATTTGAAGGAGCTTGATAATCTTGAACCAGTGATCCGAAGATCCACAACGATTGCATTGTCATGAGCTGACGTGAGTAGTTTTGACAAAATGGTGTCTAGACCGGGAGTGTCGCTATTAGAGCCGGCGACACCTCCCCCTCTTTTCTAGACATCGGCACGACGTTTTCTGCCGTTACCATGACCCATATTGTTGTCCCCACATTAGGGGATAATCTCAAATAAGTTTATCACATTAGCGTATATATAATTCCCGTTTGTATGATCAAAATCAAGTCTCGTTGGTAATTCCAAACCAACTTGGAGGACCTAAAGAACTTGATGATGATCGAATCCGCTAAAGGTTATGGATCATGATGCCACAAAAGATCATCGACAATATGTAGTCAATTAAGGTGGTAAGCAATCCACTTGACTAATAACTCAACAAGTAGAGTTATATGGACGTTTCAAGAAACGCTCCATGAGTGCATTCCACAGTACTTTGTGGTTATTACTTTTTACACAGATTGCCATTGAAGGCTTGTCGATGTGGCGCGTCAAAGACTTTGAGCGCATGAGATGTGAAATCTCGGCATCTAGGCTTGTTAGCCTGGGGGTCAAACCATGTGGTTTAATCCTTTGCAATGAAAGGTTCCACATATACCAATCAAAGATTCGCCTTAGGCATCGAGTACGTCAAAACTCAAAGGAGCAGAATGTTACATTGCTCTTGCATACAAAACCAAGCGGTTATGAGACTCGATAGAGGTCACAAACAATGCTTTTAATGGTTTGTCCTTCGGATTGATCACACACAATCCGGAAAAACCGCGAATTGATCAAACACAATTCGGAAAAAGGCCTCGGATTGATCAAACACAATCCGGTGATAGGTCGGGGTTGATTATACACAACCCGGACAAGGAAACAAGAGTGATCAAACACACTCTTGACCCGCGAATAAAATTCCGGGATTTTTGGTACCTGCAAATACATCAACCCAAGCATAGAATGGAGTAGAAGAAGGGGAGAAAGCACTTTATCTCCCCCGAGGTTATTGAACTTGGAAGAGTTTTAGGATTGTAAAATAAACATACCGTAAACACTTGGATGCTTGATCAGATGAAAAGAAAGCAGCGGAGTGGACGGCCGGGAAGCGACGACGGCGGCGGCGGCCGAGGCAGGGCCGAGAACCTCCGGGTTTGATTTTTAGGGTTTGGAAAAAAAAATGGTGGGCTATTAGTTCTAGGATTAGAACAAAGTGCATGATAACGTGATGAAAGATAATGTGTAGAGATAAAGAGATGACATGAGAATCATCATCTTATTCATTGATACGAGCCCTTTATATAGAGAATTACACAATACCAATATGGTAAGGATATGAATACATAGATTTAGTCTAACTACATATCCTATTGGCATAAGGACAAGACATACATAAAGAATATCTAGAAAGATACAGAATATCCTAGAACAGTTTCGGTTCAGTTTTTCATGTTATTTTTTTCTAGTTCGGTAATTTTAACCTTGAAATGTTATTGCAACACATGTCAACCATCCACAGCAGAGACATCTCCCAACAGAAAACCTTCTGCTAGTCACGTGCCACGCGTGCCGCCCCTCCATTTAGGCGCGGTGGGCGAGTCAAATTAGCAGCGGCCACCACCATCAGAAAAGAAGGGAGAAAATTAATTAATTTCTAATCTCTCTCTAATTAGCACTAAAAAGCAGAATAATTAAACGCAATTAAATACTAAATAAAACTCCCTTATTTTAGGGCTCCCCCCATTCCTAGTGTCACTATTTGCAAAGAGAGAAAAGCTCCAGCAAGACTAGGCGTTTCTGTGAAAATCCCAGTCGGACCCGACCCGGGTTCGGACCCGCTCCGCATTTCTGCATCACTCTCACTCACTCCTCCCAGCTCAAAAGGTACTCCCTTTCTCTCTCTTCCTCTCCAAATTCGGCTTCTTTTTTCTTGTTTTGTTTTGTTATGAAGAATTGATAGGAGTTTGTGGTAATTTTGAAGTGTGTGTTGGAGATGGCGAAGGCTTCCAAGGGTAACCATGATGAGTTTGAAGACGATGATGAGGAGAATCATGCAGGTGTGGTTTTTTTTTTTTGAATTTTTTTTTGTTGTGAAATTGTTTTGAGGTTGAGGAATTTAGATAGTGAGGTATGAGAAAATGAGATTTGGCAGGGAGAGGAGAAGGGCAAGGGAGGGAGAAGAACCGGTTGAAACATTCCGAAACGGAGCAGAGAAGGAGGAGCAAGATTAACGAGAGGCAAGCTTGCTTGCTTTTGCTCAATCTTTCTTTTTTGTTGTTTTTTCTTTTTGAAATTGTTGTTTGATTTTTTTTTTTTTCGATGCGAATAGTTGTGTTTTTTAGTTCAGGATAGGTGTGGGAAATTGGTGTTGGGTTTGACATCTGAAATTGTATGTGTGAAGGGTGGCTGAGTAGTCATTGTCATATTTGTGCTCTTTTTGCTTTTTTGAGGAAATGACACCTTCTATAATTAGAACTTGAAGTGTTGTAGTTTCCATGATCGAATTTGGTGTTGTTTTACTGGTCTGTAACTTCCGCGAGAAGCTTCATTTCTGCGTATGTTGTGGAAGATGCAAACGGACATGTTCCTGAAAAATTGATAGATTGTCGAATTTTGGTTGTAGCAATAGATTTTAGTGTTATTCTGGGGGGTGAGTCTATTGGTTTTCACTTTTGATTTGAAACTTGGTGTCATATTTCCAAATTCTTTTCAAATGTTCTATCTTGTTTGATAACAATTTCCAGCATATCTGGTTATCTTGAGCACAACGGCATTTCGTGCAAGCAAGCACTTTCCTACCAAGTTTATTAGGATGGTATGGCATTGCGTGTTGAATATAGAATGTAGTCTTTGATTCTTCAGCCTCGTTTGTTTTCACATTAAGTCCTGGTGGTAGTGATAGTTGTCTTGCATTATTGTTGTATCATCTTTTGCTGCTCTTTTATGCCATGCGGATCTTTCTTTTTAGTTGCATGGGCATAAACTCTTCACTCACCTCAGCAATACATCTTTCTGAGGCAGATTTCAAAAGTTGAGAGAGATCATACCCGAAAATGATCAGAAAAGAGATAAGGCTTCATTCTTGTTGGAGGTAAATATTCCGGCACTCTCTTCTTATGCGGTGGCAATATATTTTCCTTGTTATCCTTTTGAAACATGATGGTGTTTATAATGCAGGTTATAGAGTATATACAGTTTTTGCATGAGAAGATAAACTTGTATGAGGGTTCATACCAAAAATGGAGTCCAGAGCCAACAAAATTGACCCCATGGGTAAAGTTCTTACGCATGATGTGTGTTGTGTTTTCTCTCATGTGCATCTGCCATACACCAATAGTGTTGGAATCTTCATTACTTTTCCAACACTATAAAGTTCTCATTGCATGTTAGTTTCATACTTTCATGGGGTTCACTTTACACCTAAACGCGTTAGAACCCAGTTTTGAAACAGAACACACGAGTGTTTCTAGTGAAATTGATGTATAGAGATACTTAGGATAAAAATACATAATTTTTAGGATTTCAAGAGGTTACTTCTGATTTTAACAATTAATATGTGCTCTTTATGTTTTAAGTGTGTAAATAGCGGCATGATGCCCTCTCGTGCCTAGAAAAACAGAAACTAAAACAACAGCACAATTGTTCTCTGGCTGTTTAGATAAATATATGACTTGCAACTATTACATAGTCTACATGGATGTTAATCATATTGATTAACTATGTTCTGTCCAGTGGAAACTTACTGAACTCCGATTTGCTTTCAACAGAAAAGTCATCATAATAGGCTTGGAGAAAATTTTGCAGATCACTCTCAAGGCATGAACAATGGTTCTGGTCAGGAGAATAATGTTGTTGTCTCCCCCGCGATGCTCACCAATGCACAAAACTCAGTGGAATCTGACTTGGACTCTGCTGCTGTATACAAAGCACTAGATCACATTCGTGGGCTAGCTACTCCATCCATTCCTAATATGAACCAGCAAAACATCTTTGACACTATTGAGAGTTTTGGAGCTCCCACACAACCGTTGCAAGAATCTAATTCTGATGCTGAGAACACGGCTTCTCAATCCCAATACCAATTGTGGCCGGGTATTACGTCAACAATGGTTACAGACAGTAAACTTAATAGGCAGGATGAAAGTAAAACGGTTAGCATCTCAAGTGCCTACTCTCAAGGGTGAGCTTTCACAAGAATTTCTTAATAACTAGACCATAAGCTTGGAGTAAATACTTATGCCAGCCCATCTTTACTCTTAAGCTTGTTTGCCACTATGTTTGATGACATGGCCATAATATCTACATGCTGATACACCAACAATACATATATCTGCTGATGTGCTAGTGTCATAGTAACCCCAAGTGATAATCTATGGTAAGCATGCAAACTTTTGAGTTGAAACTTCAGACATATTGCTGGTTGAGATAGGAATAGGCACTTCATTAGTCCCAATGATTCTATACATGGTTTTCATAAGGAGAAGTTATATGCTGATGGGTGAACTGAAAATTCAATACAGACCAAGTTACATGTTAAAACCTAGGCTCTCCAGTTACCATTGGCCCAAGCACTATGCTAATAAATGAAGAATTTTCCTACAGACTTTAGCAAATGTAATCGTGCTGCATGTTATATAATTAGTCCCTGCGTAATTTATAGATTTGTTTCATCTAAATATTCAATTGACTTGTGTGCTCTTTACTGAGCTGGGTTTTCTTTATAAGAAACACACTACTGAGCTGGGTTTTTGTTGATCAGGGTTTTGAATAATCTGACCCTGTCACTGCGATCCTCTGGTGTGGACTTGTCCCAGGCCAGCATCAACGTTGAACTTGATGTTGGAAATCGAGCAGGCGGTGGCCTGAAATCAATGGCATCTAGTTCACAGGTTCTGTTAGAATCTTTAATTAGCCAATCTACTTGAGCCTAATTTAGTGTGA of the Fragaria vesca subsp. vesca linkage group LG6, FraVesHawaii_1.0, whole genome shotgun sequence genome contains:
- the LOC101309071 gene encoding transcription factor BIM2-like, coding for MAKASKGNHDEFEDDDEENHAGRGEGQGREKNRLKHSETEQRRRSKINERFQKLREIIPENDQKRDKASFLLEVIEYIQFLHEKINLYEGSYQKWSPEPTKLTPWKSHHNRLGENFADHSQGMNNGSGQENNVVVSPAMLTNAQNSVESDLDSAAVYKALDHIRGLATPSIPNMNQQNIFDTIESFGAPTQPLQESNSDAENTASQSQYQLWPGITSTMVTDSKLNRQDESKTVSISSAYSQGVLNNLTLSLRSSGVDLSQASINVELDVGNRAGGGLKSMASSSQAHLRQCLNNQMMTHSQVSSYNENFEQAHKRFRTGES